In a single window of the Raphanus sativus cultivar WK10039 chromosome 9, ASM80110v3, whole genome shotgun sequence genome:
- the LOC108836161 gene encoding FCS-Like Zinc finger 1-like translates to MDASSRKPYFIEEEDDDMASSLSEMEAGFSGSNSLNGVVSRPLSYTSLRNTNYCHNTYTHGYYYHQYSVSSPRSVVSRRFHDFRLDNQQPHYLDSCFLCKKPLHNRDIYMYRGDTPFCSEECRQEQIERDEAEEKRKNLSYSVKSAMRRKEQRSSSSSPTRSGGYAFHNGPVAAA, encoded by the exons ATGGATGCTTCATCGAGAAAACCTTATTTCATCGAAGAAGAGGACGATGATATGGCTTCTTCGTTATCAGAGATGGAAGCTGGGTTTTCTGGTAGTAACTCACTAAACGGTGTCGTTTCACGTCCTCTTTCTTACACTAGTCTCAGGAACACGAACTATTGTCACAATACCTACACTCACGGTTATTATTACCATCAATACTCTGTTTCGTCTCCGAGATCTGTCGTTTCCCGAAGATTCCATGACTTCAGATTAGATAATCAACAGCCTCATTACTTGGATTCGTGTTTCCTCTGCAAGAAACCACTTCATAACAGAGATATCTACATGTACAG AGGAGACACACCGTTTTGTAGTGAAGAGTGTAGACAAGAACAGATAGAGAGAGATGAAgcagaagagaagagaaagaatcTGTCTTATTCGGTGAAATCAGCAATGAGGAGAAAAGAACAACGAAGCTCCTCTTCTTCTCCGACCAGATCTGGTGGTTATGCTTTTCACAACGGACCTGTTGCTGCTGCTTGA